DNA from Danaus plexippus chromosome 6, MEX_DaPlex, whole genome shotgun sequence:
ACAGGTTCTAATCTTTCTTTTTTacctttttgtttatatatatatgtataaaattctcatattatgtataaaattctcGTGTCACAATGTTCGTTCCCATACCCCCCGAAACGACTTGACCAATTctcatgaaattttgtgagcatATTGAGTAGATCTGAGAATCGGCCAACATCAATTTTTCATACCCCTTACTGAAAACAGTTGTTCAcccttaaacattttttttttatatatatgtaaagacAATTcgagtgtatgtttgtttcggctaatatctaaaatagcTGAACCGCGTTTAACAGGACTTATTggttgatgtaataaaaagtaactaagggtatttttttttcaagatccCAAAGACCATCGAAATTATAACGCGCGAGTGGGAGGCAGGGCGCATACGGGGCATTAAAGTTTGGacatagtttcttattatttttcttacgcagacggagtcgcgggtaacagctagtatatatatatatatatatatatattacttctcTTTTGTATCTTGGTATTGGAATTGATTTATCGATTATTTTTACTCTCATATAGATCAAAGCttcatatatgtttatagtaaAAGGAAATCTTATCACAAGTTATGAAGACTCAGATTCTAGtgtgatataaaaagtttaagcacaaaaattaagtaaaattttactagagtacttgaaataaaatatatgtaaagtaaTTACCTGTATCCATTATAACCACCATAGCCGCCATAACCTCCGTATCCACCATAACCGCCATAACCTCCGTGTCCGTATCCTCTAGCGTAACCACCTCCGTAATGACCACCGAAGCCCCTTCCAGCAGCAATTGCTCCTCCAGCTAAAGCTCCGCCAATAAGGCCAGCTTTAGCGCCGATGATGCCAGCTCCAAGACCAAGGGCTCCAAGACCTGCTATTCCAGCCAATCCAGCAGCACCGATTGCATGacctgtttaataatattatataagaaaacttATGAaggtattcaaaaatatacttctgtacataaaaatatacatatttcttatttttcccctttatctgtttgttttaaatttcactgCCCAATGGTACCTTTGAAATGTCTGATgagattttaatcaaataataaatagatattaattaatataaattattatgaaagcactgtcaaaatataaacaagcaaaaaaattaaaaatatacagcataaaatatatatctcataagtttattcgaaataaatattctgaatataaaacacaaattatcTTGTAAAAAATTTGCCTGATACCATATCGCCATTTCATTATCACCATGAAttaataaggtttttttatatttatatgttaaatgtcAATTCCAATAgcattatattactattaccagtcctaaaacatatttccttctaaaatatatgctaaaatcgaaatatttttaatagaaatacagTGTGATTGAGTCCTTTGTTGTGAGCTAAACTTGGCcaacacttaaaatttataatgtgtatCATCCCGACTATACATCAAATTTTAGATTGGCGTTAAGTTGGCTTGAAATTGACGACAATTTCATGGTGTATCGCGCTGCAAGTTCATAAATAACTCTTATCTTTTTTCCCATATAAGGGGtggaacaaaaaaaagaaaaaaatatccaaattaATGCTTCCAATGAAATGTTCAATAtgctatgaataaaaatttcatgttCTATGTTGATATAATCGTTATTCCTAAATGAACACGTTAATTGAAGTTTTCAATATTGTTAAACGTTCACTTTTATagcaaagaattttaaatgtactttaCGTAGGTGCTATCATTACCCAAAAATCTTTTTGGCCGGTTGACAGCTGGTAAGGTTACACTCCGAGGGTCAACGGGCTGCACAAAGTTTTCGGGTGCCAACTCCACGGCCAGGGTCACCGCGCACGCCGCCAACACAACAATCAATATTGACACCttcatttttttctataaaaaaaaacgatgattcaaattatatacagaGTGTACTGtattaaccttttttttattacaaacttgAATAAATTACTAAGTAATTTGTGTATTAACCCATTAATCTTATAAAGTCTTTTTATCTTAGTAATTCCGCCAATTGTTTTGGCggaataatgtaaaattaaaaaaaaaatttttggcaTAATCTTCACTCTTCaagttattattcttatttaaatttacgataggaaaaaaaaagttaattaatttctctttGAACCAAAGGATTATGATCacaaattaagaaaaagttCTTTCAAAATGCGATTATAAAATGTAGAGAAATTAAGGAgacaatttcttaaatattacatgGACCTACCTGTCGTCAAAGTGGCACGTTGAACACACACTGAGTCCGAGAATCCTGTCGGCTACTTATATAGGTCGTCTCATATGCCATTGGCTAAAAGATTCGAGCCGCACCCTATtcttatagaatttttaacaCCAATTAATTTGCAAATGTCCGTTAATCTAAATTATCTCTTCTACCTCAAGCCCTCGTATCTTAAAGATCTTTTTCACATTTCatatcaaaaatgtattaacttaaacatatatggactttgaaaaatgttatttatattttaaatcatattaatctatatattttaatattcgaaAATACTATtcagaaacattttttaaattatatattgaataaaatacaaattgaatCTGGTTGTAATGTTTCAAATATGTCCAATTAGTatacgtttttaatatataatttttagcaTGAATTTAAGTCCGTAAACATAATCTAGAATTCCTGTCACCCGGGTTACTATCGTGGGAGCAGTGTTAGTTAGTATTGTCAAAGCAGACAGCAGTTTACATAGCCTGATGCTGATTAGATTTACACGAGATTTAGTCTTACTGACACGAACGCATACATGTCATTGACATCTGTATCATAATGATTCATTGCAATTACCAttacaacaatatttacaatatatttcataatttatgagagaaaatgtcatataaattaatgtagtGATCATAATCCTGATGAATTAAAACCAACATTACTATGATACTAAAGGAATGTtcgcaatataaaaataaaataaacattttaaaaactagaaATACGTAGATAAATATTCTCTCATATTAATACGTAATGGAATTAAGACGATCGATGTCAGTGATAATAGAAAACTATTCATTGAAACCATGAGAATGGTATGAccctatacaaaatatataaaaaaaaaaaactaaaaatatagaatggcAAACTTGATATTGACCTTAAAAACCTTCATGGCAATTCCTTAAATAATTGAAGCATATAGAGGCAATGGagagatttatttttgatacgactgtatgtcatattttataaattatttcggttttttttatttctttcgtggctggttttttttttacgtaaatcagataaaaaagtcgtttaaatgaaaacctTAAATCAGGATATAGTATGAATGTCAAAACGACTAATTAAGAAAACTACgctttattaagaaaataaatgtgtgtAGTTactagtaataattaatacatttaaacttCTCATACATCAACTTTTATCGTTTCTCCAAGTTTGtagtaaaacaaattattttcagaataatataattttcttatttaaaattttaaggacattcacgatgttttaattttgatcaATCCTTAGATACTAGCTTCTTTAATAACAAGTGCAaggctttttataaatattatttcactataattaattgtagCTAACAAAAGCAAGgctatgttttaataataacattgaaaatgtTGACTTTCCTCGAAcggtaattaatgaattacaaAATGTGTTCCATATTACACGTTGTAAATTACTGCATAACATGTtctgacatttaatataacttttgccGTGAAAAACGCTTTTTAACAATTCAATTAAGTTACACAAACTTTATGGGAAAGTTTTCAACGTTTAATTCCGTTACATATTCatgtaaaaagtattataaaacattgaaactGTTACACACAAACTGTATTTGTAAACTGCAAACAGTGTTTTAAACAGTGTCGCAGTGTATTTAAGTTAATGGATTCTGCGAGCCGTCTCGAGCAGGCGGGAAGCAAATGCAAGCGATAGCAACAATGTCAAAGACTTGTCTGCTGCTTgcaaaaatgatatttttcataaatttttaaggcgaatatttctttttcattttttttatcatgctGCGTTTTCTCTCCACATGTGTATGTAACTTATTCTGGAAAAGTTAATAtagtgattatttttattatattttggacAGCATTATGCAGATTGTTTTTCCTCTCAGCGCAAACTGTAAAtacatctttttttatattcgtctGTCATTAATAACAGTTAAAGTGAAAAGCGTATAAAGATGATCTATACAACGTAGCTAAAAGTAATTATGACGGCCGTAAAATGGGCTCTACATGGACATCTTCCCAACGTCTCGTTATGGGCTATAGTATAAAGACCATTTTGTTTACTTGGCTAAAATAGTTTCCGGAAAATGTTACTT
Protein-coding regions in this window:
- the LOC116778935 gene encoding acanthoscurrin-1-like, translated to MKVSILIVVLAACAVTLAVELAPENFVQPVDPRSVTLPAVNRPKRFLGHAIGAAGLAGIAGLGALGLGAGIIGAKAGLIGGALAGGAIAAGRGFGGHYGGGYARGYGHGGYGGYGGYGGYGGYGGYNGYRSYYYPSAYVYSDPWC